The Hymenobacter sp. DG01 sequence TTGACGGATACTGGAGGGCATCGTACACCTGATAGAAGTTTTGTGGATCGGCTACACGGCTGTACATGTACTTAGCCAGTTCTATCCGGTTACGGTCGAAGGCGAGGGTAGCAACAAACCGGCGGGCGTCATCGGCGGGAATAGTTACATCCTGCAATGCAGCGCGGATAATAGTAAGCTTATTATCGTCGAAGGGCTGGCGCTGGACAGCATCAAACAGGGCCGCTACTTCCTGTGGGGCCATTACATAGGCACGACCGGGGTAGGACTCAGGATAAGCCGGCTCATCGTCATAGTCAGGGGCGGGAGGCAGGGTAGGCGGATACGGTGGGCGTGGGCCATTGCCGGGGCCACGGCGAGGAATGGGCAGGGCCGACACTTTCCGCAGCACAGGGGGGTAGCCGCTACGGGTAACTAATACGAAAGTGCTTTCCAGGCCTTCGTCAAGAAAAACGCGGGTGCGGTAATTGATACTGCGACCGTACCTGGTGGGGATAAAGAACTCGGCCTGATGGTAACCTGGCGCGATACGATCGAGGCGGACTTGTCGGGTGCCGGCCTGGGTCAGGGCTCGTCCGTCAAATATCAGCTGAAATACTACCCCTCTTTCAGCTGTGAAGGTAGCGTTAGCGGGGGCTGCCCTTACTACCTGAGCGGCGAACAACAGGAGTAGCCCAACATATAGGAGTAACGTCTTTTTCATACTAAACAGGGAGAAGAGGTGGGAATAGTGGAGCTAGGCAGGCTAAAGCCAAGGATTGTGCCAAGTCAGTTTAGCTTGCCTGGGTGAGTGGGACACAGCGGGGTTTCAGGGCAGCAAAAAGCCCGGACTGCTAGAGCAATCCGGGCTTTTTGGTTTGCAGGGTGGCTTTTACTCGGCAATCCGGGTGACCTTGAATTCGGTGCGGCGGTTGCGCTGGTAATCTTCTTCTGTTTTGGCTCCTTTAATAACGGGGCGGGACTCGCCGTAGCCTTTGGCTGTTATCCGGGATTTATCGATGCCTTTCGATACAATGTAGGCAACAGCCGACTCAGCACGACGCTGGGAAAGGGCCATGTTGTAGGCGTCTTTGCCGCGGGAGTCGGTGTGGGAGCTTAGCTCGATGGTGATTCGAGGATTGTCGTTGAGGGTTTGAACGAGTTTGTCGAGCTCGACAGCGGCATCGGGCCGGATATTGGCCTTGTTGTAATCGTAGAAGATGTTATCAACGACAATGGCTTTGTTCTTCACAATTCTGGTGAGTGTGAGCGTTACGGGCACCCTTACTTCATTCATCAGATCAGGCAGGGCGTCCTGAGCAGGCCGCCGGCCAATGGTGCTTACGCTATTGCGGGCCGTGAAATAACCGGAGCGGTTTGCTGTAAGGGAGTACGAGGCCGTGGCAGTATCCAGCTTCATGCTGAATTTACCATCGGGGCCGGAGGTTACTTCCTGAAGCTTCTGCCCGCTATTACTATATAGAGTAACTGTTTCGTTGGGAACTGCAGTTGACTGGCCGGTTTGGTCGTTGCGCTCTACTAAGGTGCCATCGACGAAAAACGTGACGTACTTATAAGGACGCTCCCGGAATAGGTAAAGGTCGTCGGAACCTTTGCCGCCGGCACGGTTGGAGGCAAACACCCCTACCCGCGGGCTAGTGAAGAAGGGCGCGAAGTCGTCGCCGGAGCTGTTGATAGGTGCTCCCAGGTTGACCACCTTTCCTTTCTGCACCTTAAAGATGTCGAGCTTCCCCAGACCCGGGTGCCCATCGGAGGAAAAGTAGAGGGTACCATCGGGGGCAATAGCCGGGAAGTTTTCGTTGCCGGGGGTATTGATTTGGTCGCCCAGGTTCTCAGGAGTAGAGAAGCGGCCGGGGCCCTCCAGGGTGGACTTGTAGAGGTCGTTACCACCAAAGCCGCCTTTGCGGGTAGAGGTGAAATAAAGCGTCTGCCCGTCGGGGGAGAATACCGGGGAAAACTCATCGGCGGTGCTGCTGTTTACTCCGCGCAGGATTTCCGGCTCGGTCCAGGCGTTGTTGCGGAAGTAAGACACCCACAGATCCACGCTCAGGTAGCCTTTTTTGGAGCCGTCGTTGGAGCGGGCGAATACCATCATCTTGCCATCGGGCGAGTAGGTAGCACTGGCTTCGTGGCGGTTATCGGAGTTGAAGATGGGCTCCAGTTTCCGGACGGTACCACCGGTCAGCTTCTGCTCATCCTCAAATTTGATGGCATAGAGGTCATTGAACCCCTCCCCGTTGCCTTGAAAGACCTTTCCTTCGCGGCCCGAAGCAAATACCAGTTCTCTGGTTTCCGGCATTCGGGTGGCGCTGAACTCGGCGGCCGGCGTATTAATCTGGTCCAGGGGCAAGACCTCATCGTTGGTGCGCAGGGCAAGCAGCGCGGTAGAGGCCCGGGCGGTGCGGGCTGCCACCTCGGCCTGCTCGGCCAGGGTGCGGTTGCTGCCCGTCTGAACGTAGGCTTCAAACTGGGTAGCTGCTTCCTCGGGTTTACCTGCTGCCCGCAATGCCTGAGCATAGCGGAAACCCGCGTCGGGGGCTTTGGCCTTGCCATCGAGGGCCGCTTTATAGTAAGGCTCGGCCATTTCCAGGCGGTTGGAAAGCCGGTACGACTCTGCAATGCGGTAATTATACTGTGCTACGTTACGCCCCTTGGCTACTTCCTTTTTATATAACGCAATAGCCGTTTCATACTCGCCCTGAGCAAAGCGCTTATCGGCCTTGCTCATACTACCGGAGGTAGCACAGCCACTGAGCAATGCCGCCGAACCGGCTATGGCACCTAGTAGAATATAGGTTTTCATGAAGTACAGGGGTAGGATGCGTACAGAACCAAAATGCATAACGAACATTTTGGAAGGAAGTATATCAAGATACAACCGCTCAGCGAATTTCCAGCTTAGCGGACTATGGCCTGGAAGTAGCGCCCCAGCCAGGTAGCTGCGGCCGGTGCCGGCCATGCCGTACGCAATTGCCCAACGGTAGCAATGGTGTTGTCGAAGTACGGAGTTTCGGGCAGAAGCGTGCCGCTGGCAACAACTGAGCGCAACTCGCGGCGGTCAAGAAGCTGAACGCGGTGGTCAAGCAGGAAAGCCAGCTTGGCTTTTTCCAGTAGCTGCACCTGAAACTGCTCTTCCAGGCTGCGCACGAAGCGTACGGAGGCATCAATGGAGCAGCCACTGGCATCGGCTACGGCTTCATCAAGGCCGATAACCAAGAACTGCTGGTACCGCACTTCAGCGGACGCGGCCAGGGTACGACCATGGCTGGTCCACTCGGTGGCAAACTGGTGCAGAGCCGGCTGCAGGGCCGCTATTTCCGACTCCGTGAAGGGCCGTTCAGCTTGGTAAATCCAGAGGCGGGCCGAGGCAGGCAGTTGGGCAAAGGGAACGTACATGAGCCGCAGATTTTACGGATGAGAATTTGGAACGCGAAAAAGAAGGTGGGCAAGCTCAGTCTGGCTGGCCGGCAACTATCCGCTCAATAACTACCTAAGCAGGTCACCTGTTCAACAAAGAAACAGCCCCGCCCGGAAGTTCCGGCGGGGCTGCACTTGCGGTTACTTTTGAGGGTAGGAACTAGGCTGTAAGTCCCTCAGCGGAAGCGATGAGCTCGGCCAGGTCAAATACCTGTACATCCTGCTCCCGCTCTTTGTTCTTTACACCATCGGCCATCATCGTCATGCAGAAGGGGCAGGCCACGGCAATAACGCTA is a genomic window containing:
- a CDS encoding OmpA family protein, which produces MKTYILLGAIAGSAALLSGCATSGSMSKADKRFAQGEYETAIALYKKEVAKGRNVAQYNYRIAESYRLSNRLEMAEPYYKAALDGKAKAPDAGFRYAQALRAAGKPEEAATQFEAYVQTGSNRTLAEQAEVAARTARASTALLALRTNDEVLPLDQINTPAAEFSATRMPETRELVFASGREGKVFQGNGEGFNDLYAIKFEDEQKLTGGTVRKLEPIFNSDNRHEASATYSPDGKMMVFARSNDGSKKGYLSVDLWVSYFRNNAWTEPEILRGVNSSTADEFSPVFSPDGQTLYFTSTRKGGFGGNDLYKSTLEGPGRFSTPENLGDQINTPGNENFPAIAPDGTLYFSSDGHPGLGKLDIFKVQKGKVVNLGAPINSSGDDFAPFFTSPRVGVFASNRAGGKGSDDLYLFRERPYKYVTFFVDGTLVERNDQTGQSTAVPNETVTLYSNSGQKLQEVTSGPDGKFSMKLDTATASYSLTANRSGYFTARNSVSTIGRRPAQDALPDLMNEVRVPVTLTLTRIVKNKAIVVDNIFYDYNKANIRPDAAVELDKLVQTLNDNPRITIELSSHTDSRGKDAYNMALSQRRAESAVAYIVSKGIDKSRITAKGYGESRPVIKGAKTEEDYQRNRRTEFKVTRIAE
- a CDS encoding DUF4476 domain-containing protein; translation: MKKTLLLYVGLLLLFAAQVVRAAPANATFTAERGVVFQLIFDGRALTQAGTRQVRLDRIAPGYHQAEFFIPTRYGRSINYRTRVFLDEGLESTFVLVTRSGYPPVLRKVSALPIPRRGPGNGPRPPYPPTLPPAPDYDDEPAYPESYPGRAYVMAPQEVAALFDAVQRQPFDDNKLTIIRAALQDVTIPADDARRFVATLAFDRNRIELAKYMYSRVADPQNFYQVYDALQYPSSIREVQQYVESFRR